The following coding sequences are from one Carassius gibelio isolate Cgi1373 ecotype wild population from Czech Republic chromosome B7, carGib1.2-hapl.c, whole genome shotgun sequence window:
- the irx3a gene encoding iroquois-class homeodomain protein IRX-3a has protein sequence MSFPQLGYQYIRPIYPQDRQGIGSARAGTDLSPSGALSNVLSTMYGSPFAAAQSYGAFLPYSNDLSIFNQLGAQYELKDSPGVQHPGFAHHHPAFYPYGQYQFGDPSRPKNATRESTSTLKAWLSEHRKNPYPTKGEKIMLAIITKMTLTQVSTWFANARRRLKKENKMTWAPRSRTDEEGNVYNSDHEGEDGDKREDEEEIDLENIDTENIENKDDLDEQDELHSDLKLDGRSDSEISDGYEDLQGPEQRLFKAMVKDGKEIHGDRAEHFHNHSHHHHHHHHNNLEQANSEPVKLNQAIINSPPSENNPPPAPKPKIWSLAETATTPDNPRKSPLMNGTSAASAAQTIITPHRLLSCPVGKIQSWANRGFTAHQLALLNSNHYLGLSNQASANGLALYSRQTEDRSQNSESTVTERSSALEAEKKLLKTAFHPVQRRPQNQLEAAMVLSALSSS, from the exons ATGTCTTTCCCACAGTTGGGATATCAGTATATCCGACCCATATACCCGCAGGACAGGCAGGGGATAGGCAGTGCCCGAGCCGGGACAGACCTGAGCCCGTCCGGGGCGCTCTCTAATGTTCTCTCCACTATGTACGGATCACCTTTCGCTGCCGCACAAAGCTATGGAGCTTTTCTTCCTTATTCAAATGATCTGTCCATTTTCAACCAGCTG GGGGCACAGTACGAACTGAAGGACAGTCCGGGCGTCCAGCATCCTGGATTTGCCCACCATCACCCTGCTTTTTACCCATATGGTCAGTACCAGTTCGGAGACCCTTCCAGACCCAAAAATGCCACCAGGGAGAGCACCAGCACGCTCAAGGCCTGGTTAAGTGAGCACCGGAAAAACCCGTACCCTACCAAAGGCGAGAAGATCATGCTGGCCATTATCACCAAAATGACCCTCACTCAAGTGTCCACCTGGTTCGCCAACGCCAGGAGGAGGCTAAAGAAGGAGAACAAGATGACCTGGGCCCCACGGAGTCGCACGGACGAAGAAGGAAATGTTTACAACAGCGATCACGAGGGAGAGGACGGTGACAAACGCGAGGATGAGGAGGAAATCGATTTGGAAAATATTGACACGGAGAATATTGAGAATAAGGACGATTTAGACGAGCAGGACGAGCTGCATTCTGATTTGAAACTGGACGGCAGGAGCGACTCTGAAATTTCAGACGGCTATGAGGATTTACAAGGACCGGAGCAAAGGTTGTTCAAAGCGATGGTGAAAGACGGCAAAGAGATTCACGGCGACCGCGCAGAGCACTTTCACAATCacagccatcatcatcatcaccaccaccacaACAACTTAGAACAGGCCAACAGCGAACCGGTCAAACTCAACCAGGCCATCATCAACTCTCCGCCCTCAGAAAACAACCCACCTCCGGCTCCAAAACCTAAGATCTGGTCTTTGGCAGAGACCGCCACAACTCCAGACAATCCACGAAAATCTCCTCTGATGAACGGGACTTCCGCTGCGTCCGCCGCTCAGACCATCATCACTCCTCACAGACTCCTTTCGTGTCCCGTAGGGAAAATCCAGAGCTGGGCAAATCGGGGTTTCACCGCACACCAGCTCGCCTTGCTGAACTCAAACCACTATTTAGGACTCAGTAACCAGGCTTCGGCAAATGGCCTTGCCCTGTACAGCAGACAAACAGAGGACAGGAGTCAAAACTCCGAGTCCACAGTCACAG AAAGATCTAGTGCCTTGGAAGCAGAGAAAAAGTTGTTAAAAACAGCCTTCCATCCTGTTCAGAGACG GCCCCAGAACCAACTCGAAGCTGCCATGGTGTTATCTGCCCTCTCGTCCTCGTag